A genomic window from Massilia sp. METH4 includes:
- a CDS encoding DNA translocase FtsK 4TM domain-containing protein: MSKSTQQTSNSYRRKTTERQPLPNRLVRLLSEARWFALVVASLYFFIILASYHKGDPGWSHASLVPDVKNLGGRGGAWLSDLMLYIFGFSAWWFCVYIVRFVWRGYRRLTNKFVLEQEEDEEHSHEPVIRLIGFVLLLTGSMGLEYLRMYSLPVDLPRAPGGVLGQLIGHAAHVGLGFTGATLVLLLLFGMGFSLFFHVSWMTVAERIGAGIETAIEWVVLRYEDRQDRRQGQAATVKREEVVVKEREKYVEKHPVAEPVLKVEPQMVVVPKAEPRAEPRVDPIAKEKQQPLFTEADLPPREKPTLFQNIDNTDLPPLALLDEPPPAQETISIETLEFTSRLIEKKLSDFGVEAKVVAAYPGPVVTRYEIEPATGVKGSQIVNLARDLARSLSLTSIRVVETIPGKNYMALELPNSKRQIVRLTEILGSKVYNDSASALTVALGKDIAGKPVVADLAKMPHLLVAGTTGSGKSVGINATILSLLYKADPHDVRMILIDPKMLEMSVYEGIPHLLAPVVTDMRQAGHALNWAVNEMERRYKLMSKLGVRNLAGYNAKIAEAAKKEQHIPNPFSLTPDAPEPLEKLPTIVIIIDELADLMMVVGKKVEELIARIAQKARAAGLHLILATQRPSVDVITGLIKANIPTRIAFQVSSKIDSRTILDQMGAETLLGMGDMLYMPPGTGLPIRVHGAFVSDDEVHRVVAHLKEQGEPNYVDGILEGGTLEGEGGGGGDGAMAGEGGGEADPMYDQAVQVVLKHRRASISLVQRHLRIGYNRAARLLEQMEQSGVVSAMQSNGNRDILVPAASAE, from the coding sequence CAAGGGCGACCCCGGCTGGTCGCACGCCAGCCTGGTGCCGGACGTGAAGAACCTGGGCGGCCGCGGCGGTGCCTGGCTGTCCGACCTGATGCTGTACATCTTCGGCTTCTCGGCCTGGTGGTTCTGCGTGTACATCGTGCGCTTCGTCTGGCGCGGCTACCGGCGGCTCACCAACAAGTTCGTGCTGGAGCAGGAAGAGGATGAAGAGCACAGCCACGAGCCCGTGATCCGCCTGATCGGCTTCGTGTTGCTGCTGACCGGCAGCATGGGCCTGGAATACCTGCGCATGTACTCGCTGCCGGTCGACCTGCCGCGCGCGCCGGGCGGCGTGCTGGGCCAGCTGATCGGCCATGCGGCGCACGTGGGCCTGGGCTTCACGGGCGCCACGCTGGTGCTGCTGCTCCTGTTCGGCATGGGCTTTTCGCTGTTCTTCCACGTGTCGTGGATGACGGTGGCCGAGCGCATCGGCGCGGGCATCGAGACGGCGATCGAGTGGGTGGTCCTGCGCTACGAGGACCGCCAGGACCGCCGCCAGGGCCAGGCCGCCACCGTGAAGCGCGAGGAAGTGGTGGTGAAGGAGCGCGAGAAGTACGTGGAGAAGCACCCCGTGGCGGAGCCGGTGCTGAAGGTGGAGCCGCAGATGGTGGTGGTGCCGAAGGCCGAGCCGCGCGCCGAACCGCGCGTTGATCCGATCGCGAAGGAGAAGCAGCAGCCGCTGTTCACCGAGGCCGACCTGCCGCCGCGCGAAAAGCCGACGCTGTTCCAGAACATCGACAATACCGACCTGCCGCCGCTGGCGCTGCTCGACGAGCCGCCGCCGGCGCAGGAAACGATCTCCATCGAAACGCTCGAATTCACCAGCCGCCTGATCGAGAAAAAGTTGTCGGACTTCGGCGTGGAAGCCAAGGTCGTCGCGGCCTATCCGGGCCCCGTCGTCACGCGCTACGAGATCGAGCCGGCCACCGGCGTGAAGGGCAGCCAGATCGTCAACCTGGCGCGCGACCTGGCGCGTTCGCTGTCGCTCACCTCCATCCGCGTGGTCGAAACGATCCCCGGCAAGAACTACATGGCGCTGGAGCTGCCGAACTCGAAGCGCCAGATCGTGCGCCTGACCGAGATCCTCGGCTCGAAGGTGTACAACGACAGCGCATCGGCGCTGACCGTGGCGCTGGGCAAGGATATCGCCGGCAAGCCGGTGGTGGCCGACCTGGCGAAGATGCCGCACCTGCTGGTCGCCGGTACCACGGGTTCCGGTAAATCGGTGGGTATCAACGCCACGATCCTGTCGCTGCTGTACAAGGCCGACCCGCACGACGTACGCATGATCCTGATCGACCCGAAGATGCTGGAAATGTCGGTCTACGAAGGCATCCCGCACCTGCTGGCGCCCGTGGTGACGGACATGCGCCAGGCCGGCCATGCGCTGAACTGGGCGGTGAACGAGATGGAACGGCGCTACAAGCTGATGTCGAAGCTTGGCGTGCGTAACCTGGCTGGCTACAACGCGAAGATCGCGGAGGCGGCCAAGAAGGAACAGCATATCCCGAACCCGTTCTCGCTCACGCCGGATGCGCCGGAGCCGCTGGAAAAGCTGCCGACGATCGTCATCATCATCGACGAACTGGCCGACCTGATGATGGTGGTCGGCAAGAAGGTGGAAGAGCTGATCGCCCGTATCGCGCAAAAGGCGCGCGCGGCCGGCCTGCACTTGATTCTCGCCACGCAGCGCCCATCCGTCGACGTGATCACGGGCCTGATCAAGGCGAACATCCCCACGCGTATCGCGTTCCAGGTGTCGTCGAAGATCGACTCCCGCACGATTCTCGACCAGATGGGCGCCGAGACGCTGCTGGGCATGGGCGACATGCTGTACATGCCGCCGGGTACGGGCCTGCCGATCCGCGTGCACGGCGCCTTCGTGTCCGACGACGAGGTGCACCGCGTGGTGGCGCACCTGAAGGAACAGGGCGAGCCGAACTACGTGGATGGCATACTCGAAGGCGGCACGCTGGAAGGCGAGGGCGGTGGCGGCGGCGACGGGGCCATGGCGGGCGAGGGCGGTGGCGAAGCCGACCCGATGTACGACCAGGCCGTGCAGGTGGTGCTCAAGCACCGCCGCGCCTCGATCTCGCTGGTGCAGCGCCACCTGCGCATCGGCTACAACCGCGCGGCGCGCCTGCTGGAACAGATGGAACAGAGTGGCGTGGTCTCGGCCATGCAATCGAACGGCAACCGGGACATCCTGGTGCCCGCCGCCTCCGCGGAATAA
- the lolA gene encoding outer membrane lipoprotein chaperone LolA has protein sequence MKRFMLAASVSLTFAASFAGAAHAAALDQFKSFVASTKSARGEFTQTMTKNVDGAKKTSAPSTGTFVFARPGKFIWTYQKPYEQVLQADGEQLYIYDKDLNQVTVKKLGDALGSSPAAILFGSNDLEKNFTLSEAGARDGMEWLKAVPKAKDTSFELISIGLKNGQPEAMELKDNFGQVSTLAFKKFEKNPALGATAFKFDVPKGADVVKQ, from the coding sequence ATGAAGCGTTTCATGCTGGCCGCATCGGTTTCGTTGACCTTCGCGGCCTCCTTTGCGGGCGCCGCCCACGCGGCAGCCCTGGACCAGTTCAAGTCCTTCGTGGCCTCCACCAAGTCCGCGCGCGGCGAATTCACGCAGACGATGACGAAGAACGTCGACGGCGCGAAGAAGACGTCCGCGCCCTCCACGGGCACCTTCGTGTTCGCCCGCCCGGGCAAGTTCATCTGGACTTACCAGAAGCCGTATGAACAGGTGCTGCAAGCCGACGGCGAGCAGCTGTACATCTACGACAAGGACCTGAACCAGGTGACGGTGAAGAAGCTGGGCGATGCGCTGGGCTCCTCGCCGGCCGCGATCCTGTTCGGTTCCAATGACCTGGAAAAGAATTTCACCCTGTCCGAAGCGGGTGCGCGCGACGGCATGGAATGGCTGAAGGCCGTGCCGAAGGCAAAGGACACGAGCTTCGAACTGATCTCGATCGGCTTGAAGAACGGCCAGCCCGAAGCAATGGAGCTGAAGGATAACTTCGGCCAGGTGTCCACGCTGGCATTCAAGAAGTTCGAGAAGAACCCGGCGCTGGGCGCGACCGCGTTCAAGTTCGACGTGCCGAAGGGCGCGGACGTCGTCAAACAGTAA
- a CDS encoding replication-associated recombination protein A — MADLFSAEPRQPLAEALRPKTLDEVIGQQHLLGEGKPLRLAFQAGKPHSMILWGPPGVGKTTLARLTANAFDSAFIALSAVFAGVKDIRAAMEQAQQNLDQFGRHTILFVDEIHRFNKAQQDALLPFVESGLVTFIGATTENPSFEVNSALLSRAQVYVLKSLTDAEMRQLLEKARASALSGLTFDDVAIDTLVGFADGDARRFLNLLEQADTAARSARITHIDAKFVENAMTLNARRFDKGGDNFYDQISALHKSVRGSHPDAALYWFCRMIDGGADPRYLARRIIRMAWEDIGLADPRALTIVNDAAETYERLGSPEGELALGQAVVYLAIAAKSNAGYNAFNAAMAFVKKDKSREVPVHLRNAPTKLMKELGYGHEYRYAHDEPNAYAAGETYLPDGMPEPRWYQPVPRGVESKIAEKLAWLRELDRQAGEE; from the coding sequence ATGGCCGATCTCTTTTCCGCCGAGCCGCGCCAACCGCTGGCCGAGGCGCTGCGCCCCAAGACGCTGGACGAAGTGATCGGCCAGCAGCACCTGCTCGGCGAAGGCAAGCCGCTGCGCCTGGCCTTCCAGGCCGGCAAGCCGCACTCGATGATCCTGTGGGGCCCGCCCGGCGTCGGCAAGACCACGCTGGCACGACTCACGGCCAATGCCTTCGACTCGGCGTTCATCGCGCTCTCCGCCGTGTTCGCGGGCGTGAAGGATATCCGCGCCGCGATGGAACAGGCGCAGCAGAACCTGGACCAGTTCGGCCGCCACACGATCCTGTTCGTGGACGAGATCCACCGCTTCAACAAGGCGCAGCAGGATGCGTTGCTGCCGTTCGTGGAATCGGGCCTGGTCACGTTCATCGGCGCCACGACGGAAAATCCCAGCTTCGAAGTCAACTCGGCACTGCTGTCGCGCGCCCAGGTCTACGTGCTCAAGTCGTTGACCGACGCGGAGATGCGCCAGCTGCTGGAAAAGGCACGCGCATCGGCGCTGTCCGGCCTCACGTTCGACGACGTGGCGATCGACACGCTGGTCGGCTTCGCCGATGGCGATGCGCGCCGCTTCCTGAACCTGCTCGAACAGGCCGACACGGCGGCCCGTTCGGCGCGCATCACGCACATCGACGCGAAGTTCGTCGAGAACGCGATGACGTTGAATGCCCGCCGCTTCGACAAGGGCGGCGACAACTTCTACGACCAGATCTCGGCGCTGCACAAGTCCGTGCGCGGTTCGCATCCGGACGCGGCGCTGTACTGGTTCTGCCGCATGATCGACGGCGGCGCCGATCCGCGCTACCTGGCGCGCCGCATCATCCGCATGGCGTGGGAAGACATCGGCCTGGCCGATCCGCGCGCGCTGACGATCGTGAACGACGCCGCCGAGACCTACGAGCGGCTGGGCTCACCCGAGGGCGAGCTGGCGCTGGGGCAGGCCGTCGTCTATCTCGCCATCGCGGCCAAGTCGAACGCCGGCTACAACGCCTTCAATGCGGCGATGGCGTTCGTGAAGAAGGACAAGTCGCGCGAAGTGCCTGTCCACCTGCGCAATGCGCCGACGAAGCTGATGAAGGAGCTGGGGTACGGGCACGAGTATCGCTATGCGCATGACGAGCCGAATGCCTATGCCGCCGGCGAAACCTACCTGCCGGACGGCATGCCAGAGCCGCGCTGGTACCAGCCGGTACCGCGCGGGGTGGAGAGCAAGATTGCCGAGAAGCTGGCGTGGTTGAGGGAGCTGGATCGGCAGGCGGGGGAGGAGTAA